The Chryseobacterium sp. JV274 sequence CAGATTATGAAGCAGGGCCATTCAGCAGATGGGGAATATTCAGCACTCAGAATAATGATTTTGTGGGAATGTGTCTGGCCAGAATCTTCCTTGATAATCCTGATCAGCTGGAAATAGGGTATACTTTAGGCGAAAATTACTGGGGAAAGGGACTCGGAACTGAAGTTTGTAAAGCCCTTATTGATTATTGTTTCTCATTAAATCTTAAGAAAGATATTGTTGCTGTAACTGATCTTGATAATATCGGATCTCAGAAAGTCCTTCTGAACAACAACTTTAAGAGAATTGAAAATCTGATGCGGGAAGATCGGGATAGAGAACTTGCTTACTTTATATTACAGAAAGAGTATAAATCCGAAAAAAAAACGATCTGATACATAGGTTTCTAATTAATATGCCTATCTCGCAGATGTTTGCACGTATTCTTTTTCCTAAGACTAAATCAAAGATTTTTAAGCTTAAGTGAACTTCTCAACAGCTTACCTGTCACTTAAAATCAACTTAAGTGTTTTTTAATCTTTTGTGACTTTTGTGGTTAAGATATAATCAAAGCCTTACACAGAAAACATTTCATTTATCAGATATTTATCATAACTTGCAGAAATTATGATGTCAAAACGTTGCAAATATGCGCTTAAAGCAATGGTCAGATTAGCAAGGAATTATAACCAGGGCTTTCTGTCAACCTCCATTATTGCACAAGATGAGAACATCCCCAAAAAGTTTCTGGAACAAATTCTCCTCGAACTCAAAAGAGCCAAACTTGTCAATAGTAAGCAAGGCAAAGTAGGAGGGTATTATTTGT is a genomic window containing:
- a CDS encoding GNAT family N-acetyltransferase is translated as MHYKNERIIIREFTPKEFLLFSTLFENENVTRYLPYKTPEEYKEMFDKALADYEAGPFSRWGIFSTQNNDFVGMCLARIFLDNPDQLEIGYTLGENYWGKGLGTEVCKALIDYCFSLNLKKDIVAVTDLDNIGSQKVLLNNNFKRIENLMREDRDRELAYFILQKEYKSEKKTI